A genomic window from Elaeis guineensis isolate ETL-2024a chromosome 3, EG11, whole genome shotgun sequence includes:
- the LOC105041914 gene encoding transmembrane 9 superfamily member 2, which yields MGRKKAMVLVAVLVAVFLLCFGIAGVAADASDHRYKAGEPVPLYANKVGPFHNPSETYRYFDLPFCSPEHVKEKSEALGEVLNGDRLVDAPYKLDFRVDLDSKVVCTKKLKSEEVAQFRSAVLKDYYFQMYYDDLPIWGFIGKVDREGKTDENEYKYYLYRHIHFDVLYNGDRVIEINAHTDPNALVDVTKDREIEVEFLYSVKWRETSTPFENRMDKYSQTSSLPHHLEIHWFSIINSCVTVLLLTGFLATILMRVLKNDFVKYAHDEESAEDQEETGWKYIHGDVFRFPKHKSLFAACVGSGTQLFALTIFIFILALVGVFYPYNRGALFTALVVIYALTSGIAGYISTSFYFQLEGTNWVRNLLMTGCLFCGPLFLTFCFLNTVAIIYSATAALPFGTILVILLIWTLVTSPLLVLGGIAGKNSKAEFQAPCRTTKYPREIPPLPWYRGTIPQMAMAGFLPFSAIYIELYYIFASVWGHRIYTIYSILFIVFIILLIVTAFITVALTYFQLAAEDHEWWWRSFLCGGSTGLFIYGYCLYYYYARSDMSGFMQTSFFFGYMACVCYGFFLMLGTIGFRAALLFVRHIYRSIKCE from the exons atgGGGAGGAAGAAGGCGATGGTTTTGGTGGCGGTGTTGGTGGCGGTTTTCTTGCTATGTTTCGGGATTGCAGGAGTGGCGGCCGACGCGTCCGATCACCGCTACAAGGCCGGGGAGCCGGTCCCTCTCTACGCCAACAAGGTCGGCCCTTTCCACAACCCCAG TGAGACGTATCGGTACTTTGATCTCCCCTTCTGCAGTCCAG AACATGTGAAGGAGAAATCAGAAGCTCTTGGTGAAGTGCTGAATGGGGACCGCCTGGTCGATGCTCCATACAAGCTTGACTTCCGTGTCGACCTGGATTCCAAAGTGGTGTGCACGAAGAAGCTGAAGAGCGAAGAGGTGGCCCAGTTTAGAAGCGCAGTCCTCAAGGACTACTACTTCCAGATGTACTATGATGACCTCCCCATTTGGGGATTCATTGGGAAGGTTGACAGGGAAGGCAAGACTGATGAGAATGAGTACAAGTACTACCTTTACAGGCATATCCACTTTGACGTCCTATATAATGGTGACCGAGTGATTGAGATCAATGCCCACACCGATCCCAACGCATTGGTTGATGTCACTAAGGACAGGGAAATCGAGGTGGAGTTCTTGTATTCAGTGAAGTGGAGGGAGACAAGCACACCCTTTGAGAACCGGATGGATAAGTATTCACAGACTTCATCACTGCCGCATCACTTGGAAATTCATTGGTTCTCAATAATTAACTCGTGTGTCACGGTTCTTCTGCTGACTGGATTCCTTGCCACGATTCTCATGCGGGTGCTAAAGAATGACTTTGTCAA GTATGCTCATGATGAGGAATCAGCTGAAGACCAGGAAGAGACTGGATGGAAATATATCCATGGGGATGTCTTTAGGTTCCCAAAGCACAAGTCACTCTTTGCTGCCTGTGTTGGTTCTGGCACTCAGCTATTTGCTCT TAcaattttcatatttattcttGCTTTAGTCGGGGTGTTCTACCCTTACAATCGAGGTGCTCTTTTCACTGCTCTGGTTGTCATCTACGCACTTACATCTGGCATAGCTGGTTATATTTCCACTTCTTTCTATTTTCAGCTTGAAGGAACAAACTGG GTAAGGAATTTGCTGATGACAGGATGCCTGTTTTGCGGGCCTCTGTTCCTGACATTCTGCTTTTTGAACACTGTGGCCATTATCTATAGTGCTACAGCAGCACTCCCATTTGGCACTATTTTAGTGATTCTTCTCATATGGACACTGGTAACTTCTCCTCTGCTTGTTCTGGGTGGGATTGCTGGCAAGAACAGCAAGGCAGAATTCCAGGCTCCTTGTCGCACTACCAAGTATCCTCGAGAGATCCCACCTCTGCCTTGGTACCGAGGAACTATTCCGCAGATGGCAATGGCTGGTTTTCTACCCTTTAGTGCCATTTATATTGAACTTTACTACATATTTGCGAGTGTCTGGGGTCACCGAATTTACACAATCTACAGCATCCTCTTTATAGTCTTTATCATTCTTCTCATTGTCACTGCCTTCATAACTGTTGCATTGACCTACTTTCAACTTGCTGCTGAAGATCATGAATGGTGGTGGAG GTCATTCCTTTGCGGAGGATCAACTGGCCTATTCATATATGGGTACTGCTTGTACTATTACTATGCCCGGTCGGACATGTCAGGTTTTATGCAAACTTCGTTCTTCTTTGGGTACATGGCTTGCGTCTGCTATGGTTTCTTCCTCATGCTTGGGACCATTGGTTTCCGTGCTGCCTTGTTATTTGTCCGTCACATATACCGGTCTATCAAGTGTGAATAA